TTCCCCCGATGCCGGCAATGAACAGACGTACGACGGAGCAGCTGGGCCTTCTCCGTCCAGCCCAACTCCCACCCCTACCGGTAGCTGATGACACAGATATTGGAGGCCCTGCTGTGCACGTCGATCCTACTACTGGCCGTCCAAAGAGCGGTGCGTtccatgccatggctggagaTATCAAACCGGCGGACATCACCAAAGACTGCATGCGAGACCCGCTGCTACCCAGTTTCTTTGATGATATTTGGAATCGTGCCGCCGTGAATAATACCAAGATCTATCGCAGAGTCTTCCGCTGCATGCCAGACTCTGAAGTTACGACTTGGCAAGAATATCGCGAGTATATGGATTACGGAACGCGTTTCCGCGCCAGCATGGAAGGTAAACCTGTTGGGGAGGAAACCGAATTGAAACCGGACGGAAGTAGCCATATGGAGTCGACCGCTGGGGGAGCTGGCATCGGAGCCCCTGGTCCTGAGGCGATTGtggctgccgccaaggagaAAATAACAGAAAAGGTAACGTCTCTCGAACAGGGACTGAACAAGCTTAATATAACGACGACACAAAACGGAGAGGCGGAGATAAGTGAAAAGACGGGGGATCTTGGTGAAAAAACAACTGGTCGTCTAAATTCGAATCCTACGCAAGGATCAGGAAAAGGGGCAGACGCCCCGTCAACAACAGCAGTGAACGGTGATGCGGCCTTCCCTGCCCTTGAAGAAACCACTAGCAAACTTTTGGAGCCACAGGCTAGCAGAAACACGGATCGCAAGACTACATTCTCGACGCTGGAAAAGCCCCCCTCGCGTGAGAATCCTTCTATACCCGCACAGGCTCAGTTCGGATCTGTCAAGAAGCGTCGCCGTGCCACTACGAAAGGCAGCCGCCGCGGATTTACAATCGACGATATGCCATCCCGAGCCGATGCCGAAGAGCTGCTCAAGATGATTCAGGGAAATGTTGTGCAGTTTCCGTATGACTGGCTCTTGACGGAGGAGCAAAACGGAAACTGGGGCTACCAGGTCGATGGTGTTGCGCCGTTATCAATCTAGTAAGTTGACGGCCATTACCTCTCTGTCAGAATCAGTCTAACAATCTTGTGTGTAGTGACTAGAAAAAGTTTTCGACGGCCAACAAGGCGAAGGGGGACAAGCAGCTTATTCAACCAGCAGTATTTGGGACGCAAAAAAACAGTTTGCATTGCGAAAAGGCGTTTCGACTTGTACCTGCATAGCAAGGAACACGGCACCAATTTTAAGGGAAGCATAGACACGGCGTTTGATTGTCAATTGGTTTCTTTGCTCCCATCGCATCACATTCGCACAGCGGGCCCAATTTCTTATGTAGGACATTGTATAGAGCTGCTTGTAATCTAATACATTTTACATTCTCACCTGCCAGAAACGTACATCCAACCAGCTGGTCCCATCATATTAATATACAGCGTTCCCTGGCCGCCACTGGTAATCGTACACATGAGGAGCATCAAACCCGCTCACTCACCCAAATCGCTCCCCTACATCCTGCCCTTATAACACCCGTCAATAACCAATGCGGCTCGGCTTTCTTGGCATCATGCTCGACAGCATGATCCAAATGTTCCAGCTCCTCGTCTCGTATCCGCCTCAGCGTTGATACCAACTCGCTAATTTCGGTACTAACTTCGTAGCCCTCCGCCTCCCACTGCGTAATCATCTCCAATAACTCCCGAATCTGGCTATTATAGTGGTCTCCAATTTCAGTCTCTACCGCCTCCGTACACGCCATGGCGGCCTCACGACCCATCAGGGCAGTCGACCATCCTAGACCGGTGGCCAGGACAGACCACAGCGGATACAAGGCCGTAGGACGCACGCGGTGCTTGTGGATGAGTTCGTTGAATGTTGTAAAGTGGCCGGCTTCCTGGTCGTACATGTGGGCCATGAGCGGACGGAGGTGAGGATGTTGTCGGACGATGGGCGGCGTTTGGGCTTTGTAGATGAGTGTTGCGGCTAGTTCGCCAGCTTGGTTGACGCGGAGCTGGGGAGTGTTAGTACGTGAGTGTGGAAATAGGGGGGATGCAGAGGCTTACTGCGGAGGAGAGAAACTCGCGCTGTTCTTTCGTCAAGGGTTTGTGTttcttggtgttgggagGTTCGGAAGCTTGTGCGAGGGGAGATGGTGTGGTTGAAATTGGTCGACGGGAGTGAGAGCAGAGGAGCCTGGGAGAGGAGAGGCTCCGTATGGGCCGTGATAGGCACCGTGGTGAGGACATGGCTGTTTGTTGTGGAAGGTTGATGTTTTGGGATGTTGAGTGGGAGATCGAACGATGTTATCTTGCCGAGCTGATTTGGGTGTATCAGAGGACCCGCTGATGGGTCATTATGTCATTGACTGAAGAGGCGGCGACAGAACTTTGAATTGATGGAAGAGAAGATGAGACTTGTATTTGATACTTCTATATACTTTAAATTTGCAATACAAACTTTACTATCTTTGAAATTTGTTCGTGTCAAAGCATTGAGAATGATTTCGGTGCTTGAGAGACGACAGTGTGAGAATGTAATGGACCTTCCAAAATCATACTGTATGCTGCCAACGGACAAACCCTTTGCCGTAGACGCAGGAAGGCCAGAGCACAGCGCTGCCTCGCGCCACACGTGTAGGAGTTGAGCACTGTGGCCCAATAGGGAGCGCTCACTCAATTTACGACCAAAGTGCGGCAACTACAAAAAACTTGCTTCTTTATTCTTCGCCTCCCATTGTTTTCGCCGCATCCGAATAATTCGCTATTGTTACCCTCGGACTCGCATTGCATCGTGTCCTGCTCCCCTACCGGAGTGAGCCATCGGCTTGGACGACTTGAACGCGCCTTGGCTGTGACTTGCCTTGTTCGACTTGGCCCTGCAAACTTGGACCGAAGTTTGCCATCCTCAGTCGCCACAGACTCGACCATCAAATCTTGACGATACCATCATGTCCGATATCGAAGACGAACTTCTGGCCCTTGCGGGTGGTGATTCTGAAGATGAGGGCTCCGTCCGGAGCCGCAGCGGCTCAGCGTCGCCGCGTCGCTCTAAAAACGATTCCGGCAAAGCGAAGAAGTCGAAGCGGCGCGCGAGGCAGGATGACTCCGAAGAGGAAGGTGAAGCGTGAGTGATAGCCTTTTATGTTGTTTGCACTTGTTTGGACCGCGCGAAGTGCAATGGGGATGATGTACTTCGCCTATTGTTCGCTTGGCCTGTGTTTGTCGCTGCTCATGAATAAGTTGCTAACTCGCCAATGCTTGTTCCTGTTCATCAGATCCTctgctccatcatcacccaacTCATTGGAATCAGCGCCCATGGATGAGTCCGATTCAGATGCCGAACCAGCGCCAAGGGGTGTGGGAGGcgccgacgaagacgatAAATACCCCGTTGACGGCAGGTTTACGAGTGAGGCGGAAAAGGCTGAAATCATGGCCATGCGAGAAGTCGACCGAGAACGCATCCTTGCCGAACGTATCGAAGAGGTTGAAAATCAACGCCGCACTCGCCTCCTTAGGCAAATGATTGAGAGAGCAGAGCGAAAGACTGTCAAAAAGAAGCGCAGCGCCGACGCGGCAGAGTTGGAAGACGGCCAGCGAAAGACGTCACGACAACGTACTGGTAAAGCCAACGAGTCTGCTATGGACTCTCTCCGTAGAGCGCGCGCCGAGAAAGCGAAGCGTAAGGAGGAGAAATCGCATGGCCGGTCATATTCCCCAGCAAGACGTGGCTCGGATGTCGAAGAGAGCGATGATGACTTCGGTCGCGCCAGGTCACGCACGCCcgagaaggagcaggagaaggaggccCCAGCCCCCGAGCTGAAGGACTTTGATCGCGTGCGCTTGGGCAGGAATGAATTTGCTCAAGTTTGCTCTACGCCTGGGTTCGAACCTGCCATTACGGGATGCTACATTCGTATTGCTTTGGGACCACATCCAGACACTGGCGTTGAGCAATATCGCATGGCGGTTATCAAGGGTATGCGGCAAACCGATTAAGAAGAGGAGAAACGCAGACTAACCAGATGTGCAGGCTTCACGACTAACAGACCATATGCTCTTACCGGACCTAATGGGCCGTTTGTTACTGATCAGTACGTCAAAGCAGCACATGGCAAGGCCGTGAAGGAGTTTCCGTTTATTGCTGCATCAAGCGGCAAGTTTACTGAGGTAAGCGTGCATATTCCCCCTGGATGTGCGTGACGAACAAGGTAACTAATGGCCACCCAAGAACGAACTCAACCGATACCAAGTGACCTGTACCAACGAGAGCGTCAAGCTGCCTACCAAGGCATATTTGACAGACAAGATTGATGAGATCAACAACCTGATCAACCATAAGTGGACAAGTGAAGAAATCAAAGCTCGATTGTCCAAGAGGAATGAGCTGAAGCGACGTTTCGATCCTAGCGAAAGGGAACGTGTTGCCAAACTCCTGGATGAAGCAGTAACGCGAGGTGACGAAGCCAAGGCGCAAGAACTCCAGGACGAGCTGGAACAGCTCGGCAGCCAAAGGCTAGCCTTTAGAACGTCGCTGGGCTCAGCCAAGAGCATTGATGCACCCAGAGCCACAACAGAGCAAGACCGTCTGGCAGAGCGCAACCGCGAAAACAGACGAATGAACGCCGAGCTCGTCCGCAAGGCGcagctcaaggagaaggcCAGGTCTCGCGAGATTGAAATGGCCCTTAAGCGGGGCGAGCAAGTTGCTGAAGACCCGTCTCGCCGACTCCGTaccaaggccaagtttgtCCACGATGTTAACGACACGCCGCAAAAGCCGTCTGCTACGGGGAGCGAAGTCAGCACGCCTGCCAACGGAACGCCCAAAGTATCTGCTACAAAACCCGAGATGCAGTCTCACCTTGCAAAGCTCCAGGAGAAGAATTACTCGGAGAGTAATGGCGTTCCAACGATTCACAAGCCGCTtatggatgatgatgtgattgGCGCCTTGGATCTCGACATTGACGTGGAGATATAAACGGAAATGGGCTTGGGAGACTTTGTTACACTGGTAAAATTGACCACAGCGGCGGGGATGGGTGCATTTACGGCGTTTAGAGGAAGCATTGCGTTAACAGGTATCATCAGGAGGGTCATCATAAATTAATGCAACTATATATATCTACATCAGCAGCCACATCTGTGACATATTATGAGTAGCGTGTCTTGTAAATCCCATCTCACAATGTATCACCCCTAGTCCTTCTTTATCTGCCTCCTCGTCTTTCCATCCAACTTGTCCATCTTCCCCTGCACATACCTCCTATACCAAAAGAACAACTTATGCCGCACATGCCCCCTCACAatatccaccaccaaccccaacatcTGTCCCCACGAGCCGCTCTCCCTCCTCGCCAAaccatccatctcatcctCATACCGCTCACACACCTCCAGATACAAGCCCGGATCATCCGTCACCACCCCATCTATCACTCTTACCCCCTCGCACATCTTATCCCCACGTCTAGGTCCATTCCGCTCGATAcaccacctcatccaccGGGGGTGGTTGACCGTCCACGCGAACAACGGCCTCCCCGCGTCATACACGTCCCTCATGAATCGGCGACCTTGATACGGCCGCACGAGCGTGTGGAAGGCCATGTTGAAGCCTATGTTggggagggggaggaagTGCCGTGCGTAGGAGAGGGAGGAGCCTATATGGGCGATGGGGAAGTTTGGTAGGGAAGTGCGCGAGGCTTTGAGGACGGATGCCTGTGTTTTGTTAGGTTTGTTTGCTGGGCGGGTGGAGGGGACGTACGTTCCAGCATCCGAGGACGATGCGTGTTTCCCAAGGTAGTGGGGATGGGACTTGCGCTATGCTTGTGGCGATGGCGTTTACTATGTCTTGAGGGTCGTCATCTAGCTACTTGGTGTTAGAATGGTTGTGATGTTTGGTGGATATACGTACTTTAATGTCGAGGAGTATCCAGGGAGGAGGGCCATCTCTGAATTCATCCGTTTCAACGAGCCATTCTAATAGGTCTCGTAGTCGGGGCATTCCCTGCTTCGGTTCCCGGAGTGTGCGCAACGTAGACAGGTAGTCCCAGTCGCAGTCTCCCAGTTTCTTATTCACACCAAAGCACCGCGTGAGAGTCGTATCCTGAGCCGTGTAAGTCAACGACCCAATGTGCG
The genomic region above belongs to Pochonia chlamydosporia 170 chromosome 2, whole genome shotgun sequence and contains:
- a CDS encoding demethoxyubiquinone hydroxylase (similar to Trichoderma reesei QM6a XP_006966403.1): MSSPRCLSRPIRSLSSPRLLCSHSRRPISTTPSPLAQASEPPNTKKHKPLTKEQREFLSSALRVNQAGELAATLIYKAQTPPIVRQHPHLRPLMAHMYDQEAGHFTTFNELIHKHRVRPTALYPLWSVLATGLGWSTALMGREAAMACTEAVETEIGDHYNSQIRELLEMITQWEAEGYEVSTEISELVSTLRRIRDEELEHLDHAVEHDAKKAEPHWLLTGVIRAGCRGAIWVSERV
- a CDS encoding RNA polymerase II transcription elongation factor Rtf1p (similar to Cordyceps militaris CM01 XP_006665745.1); this translates as MSDIEDELLALAGGDSEDEGSVRSRSGSASPRRSKNDSGKAKKSKRRARQDDSEEEGEASSAPSSPNSLESAPMDESDSDAEPAPRGVGGADEDDKYPVDGRFTSEAEKAEIMAMREVDRERILAERIEEVENQRRTRLLRQMIERAERKTVKKKRSADAAELEDGQRKTSRQRTGKANESAMDSLRRARAEKAKRKEEKSHGRSYSPARRGSDVEESDDDFGRARSRTPEKEQEKEAPAPELKDFDRVRLGRNEFAQVCSTPGFEPAITGCYIRIALGPHPDTGVEQYRMAVIKGFTTNRPYALTGPNGPFVTDQYVKAAHGKAVKEFPFIAASSGKFTENELNRYQVTCTNESVKLPTKAYLTDKIDEINNLINHKWTSEEIKARLSKRNELKRRFDPSERERVAKLLDEAVTRGDEAKAQELQDELEQLGSQRLAFRTSLGSAKSIDAPRATTEQDRLAERNRENRRMNAELVRKAQLKEKARSREIEMALKRGEQVAEDPSRRLRTKAKFVHDVNDTPQKPSATGSEVSTPANGTPKVSATKPEMQSHLAKLQEKNYSESNGVPTIHKPLMDDDVIGALDLDIDVEI